Proteins encoded together in one Desulfosporosinus meridiei DSM 13257 window:
- a CDS encoding L-lactate permease, protein MPVSSLLLTLTPIVVIIAMLVIWKKPADISGIVGWVVVSIIAFFFFQTNLEVLIRSTITGVIRSFAVSLVVAASLLQMAYMEKTGALKRIIIFIKTIACENKAVQIMMINIGFGTLMVSVGATPVSLLPPIMLALGYSTYVSIALPCIGYDALCTYALLGAPIVVFVDVANSFLGQGHEISLSQAGSVFFMFLPVISTLIGFCMLWIVGRWQGIKDGWLPVVITGAVIAVVSFFTNKVDRLVVLTGIMCGAAVIIVMSLYLLSTGKKIIDKSRLTKEEIDYEKSYPFWKALTPWGLLVILILGLNLPTDMFNLLYREITLPLSGLSADGKPIVTRALWNAYTWIFVSTFLSMIFIKPTKTQLRETFSLWWKRAPRPVFAAIIFFVIGEIMNMSGFDMTSKKYAVASMVQILANFSSQIFSDAYGSVVAFIGLLGGFITGSEASTIAMFATYTLKTSNMLHMELLEMLIITAGLAFGGGLASVISPAKLQNASAAIDKLGEETAVIRIAFVFAILLTAVTAALVMVFLAVFV, encoded by the coding sequence GTGCCCGTTAGTTCACTTTTGCTAACATTAACCCCTATTGTAGTCATCATAGCAATGCTTGTAATCTGGAAAAAGCCTGCAGATATAAGTGGTATTGTTGGTTGGGTTGTTGTTTCGATTATTGCCTTCTTTTTTTTCCAAACGAACTTAGAAGTCTTGATTAGGTCAACCATAACCGGGGTAATTAGATCCTTCGCTGTTTCTTTAGTTGTGGCTGCTTCTTTATTGCAAATGGCTTATATGGAAAAGACCGGGGCCCTCAAAAGAATAATAATATTTATTAAAACAATTGCTTGCGAAAATAAAGCGGTACAAATAATGATGATTAACATTGGCTTTGGAACTTTAATGGTTTCAGTGGGAGCAACACCTGTCTCACTGCTTCCGCCTATTATGTTGGCTCTGGGTTATTCCACCTATGTTTCGATTGCTCTTCCCTGCATAGGATATGATGCTCTATGCACTTACGCCTTATTAGGTGCTCCTATTGTCGTCTTTGTCGACGTAGCCAATTCATTTTTAGGGCAGGGCCATGAAATAAGTTTATCTCAGGCGGGCAGTGTCTTTTTTATGTTTTTGCCGGTTATTTCAACTTTAATAGGATTTTGTATGCTTTGGATTGTCGGACGTTGGCAAGGAATAAAAGATGGTTGGTTGCCAGTGGTTATTACTGGAGCGGTAATTGCAGTTGTGTCATTTTTCACAAATAAAGTAGACCGATTAGTGGTTCTGACTGGAATTATGTGTGGTGCTGCAGTCATTATTGTAATGTCATTATATCTCTTGTCCACGGGGAAAAAGATAATTGATAAAAGTCGATTAACCAAGGAAGAAATAGACTATGAGAAAAGCTATCCCTTTTGGAAGGCATTGACACCTTGGGGACTTCTAGTGATTTTAATATTAGGATTGAACCTTCCCACTGATATGTTTAATCTTTTATATAGAGAAATAACTCTTCCCTTATCGGGGTTATCGGCAGATGGCAAGCCCATTGTGACACGAGCTTTATGGAACGCTTATACCTGGATTTTTGTAAGCACCTTCCTCTCCATGATCTTCATTAAACCTACAAAGACACAATTGAGAGAAACCTTTAGCTTATGGTGGAAGAGAGCTCCTAGACCGGTATTTGCGGCAATTATCTTCTTCGTTATTGGAGAGATTATGAATATGTCTGGCTTTGATATGACTTCTAAGAAATATGCAGTAGCAAGTATGGTTCAAATTTTGGCCAATTTCTCTTCTCAAATTTTCAGTGATGCTTATGGGTCGGTTGTAGCCTTTATTGGTTTGTTGGGGGGATTTATTACCGGCAGTGAAGCATCCACTATAGCCATGTTTGCAACTTATACTCTTAAGACTTCAAATATGCTTCATATGGAATTACTTGAAATGTTGATTATTACTGCAGGCTTAGCCTTTGGAGGAGGCTTGGCAAGTGTTATTTCACCGGCAAAGCTTCAGAATGCTTCTGCAGCTATCGATAAATTGGGGGAAGAGACTGCGGTTATTCGAATTGCTTTTGTATTTGCCATTTTATTGACTGCTGTAACTGCGGCATTAGTTATGGTGTTTCTGGCTGTTTTCGTCTGA
- a CDS encoding GNAT family N-acetyltransferase has protein sequence MSIKSCSSLSKRAIEDVLNLESVCMDHDNLQGSFFLDPSLNFNHRIKSFFLLYDKSNLISMLSMFIPTEHEAEITAYTLPKFRGKGFFKSLLAKALKELGEFNIPEILFVFESSSVAGKRVVDSFEAGYDHTEYYMSLDNVSYTSLNEYHLRLLKVEKKDLEKAIITNMKVFSDSYEESENLIINRFKLKHREQFLAILGEVIIGIVSVNLEGEGASIFGLGIEPEYRCKGYGKELLHLIIDNLLQRGRSEINIEVNSENAEALKLYKSTGFYTEVAYEYYRLKLIKEVIEKLSSQSS, from the coding sequence ATGTCGATCAAGTCATGTTCAAGTCTAAGTAAAAGGGCTATTGAAGATGTGCTCAACTTAGAAAGTGTTTGTATGGATCACGATAATCTTCAAGGAAGCTTTTTTTTAGATCCGTCTTTAAACTTCAATCACCGGATTAAGAGCTTTTTTTTACTCTATGACAAAAGTAATCTAATAAGTATGTTATCTATGTTCATTCCAACAGAACATGAAGCAGAGATTACAGCTTACACTCTACCTAAGTTCAGAGGGAAAGGTTTTTTTAAATCATTACTAGCAAAAGCACTTAAAGAATTAGGCGAATTTAATATCCCGGAAATATTATTTGTATTTGAAAGCTCTTCAGTTGCCGGTAAACGAGTTGTTGATTCTTTCGAAGCAGGTTATGATCATACTGAGTACTATATGAGCTTAGATAATGTAAGTTATACTAGCTTAAATGAGTATCATCTACGACTTTTGAAGGTAGAGAAAAAAGATCTGGAAAAGGCGATAATCACTAATATGAAGGTTTTTAGTGATAGCTATGAAGAATCTGAGAATCTAATTATTAATCGCTTCAAATTAAAGCATAGAGAACAATTTCTCGCGATTCTTGGTGAAGTAATTATTGGTATAGTTTCAGTAAACCTAGAGGGTGAAGGTGCGTCGATATTTGGACTTGGTATTGAACCTGAATACCGTTGTAAAGGCTATGGAAAAGAACTTTTGCATCTTATCATCGATAATTTATTGCAAAGAGGCAGATCCGAGATCAATATTGAAGTAAATAGTGAGAATGCGGAGGCGTTAAAGCTTTATAAAAGCACGGGTTTTTATACAGAAGTAGCTTACGAGTACTACCGCTTAAAACTTATAAAAGAAGTGATAGAGAAACTCAGTAGCCAGAGCAGTTAA
- a CDS encoding NRDE family protein yields MCLIVFAYDCHPNYRLILVANRDEYFRRPTEKAHFWETHPWVLAGRDLEMLGTWMGITRSGRLAALTNFRDPSLLLTDPKSRGALVSNFLCLNEPPIGYLRNVNSYQGSYNPFNLIVGDPSCLLYYSQQTAETLELKPGIYGLSNHLLDTSWPKVSESKQKLARYIESRPTIETDPLFDILLDEEKANDRDLPNTGIDYELEKLLSSIFIRGTVYGTRSSTVLLIARNNLVTFREKSFSPGQKSFVEVVHEFEVADLGCK; encoded by the coding sequence ATGTGCTTGATTGTTTTTGCCTATGACTGCCACCCAAACTATCGATTAATTCTTGTGGCCAATAGAGATGAATACTTCCGACGACCAACTGAAAAGGCTCATTTTTGGGAGACTCATCCCTGGGTTTTGGCTGGCAGAGATTTAGAGATGCTTGGAACTTGGATGGGGATAACTCGTTCAGGACGTTTAGCTGCCCTAACAAATTTTAGAGATCCATCGTTGCTGCTTACTGATCCTAAGTCTAGGGGCGCTTTGGTCAGCAACTTCTTATGCCTGAATGAACCACCAATCGGCTATTTGCGGAATGTAAATAGTTATCAAGGAAGTTATAATCCGTTTAACCTTATAGTTGGAGATCCCTCGTGTTTGCTATATTATTCCCAACAAACAGCGGAGACGCTAGAACTCAAACCGGGAATATATGGTCTCAGTAATCATCTCTTAGATACTTCTTGGCCTAAAGTTTCAGAAAGTAAACAAAAACTAGCAAGATACATAGAAAGTAGACCTACCATCGAAACTGACCCTCTTTTTGATATCTTACTTGATGAGGAAAAGGCCAATGATCGCGACCTACCTAATACTGGAATCGATTACGAACTGGAAAAGCTACTATCTTCGATCTTTATTAGAGGTACGGTTTATGGAACAAGATCTTCAACGGTCTTACTAATTGCTCGAAACAATCTGGTAACCTTCAGGGAAAAAAGTTTCTCACCAGGTCAGAAATCATTTGTTGAGGTAGTCCATGAATTTGAAGTGGCGGACTTGGGTTGTAAGTAA
- a CDS encoding ASKHA domain-containing protein produces MTYNTQKPVILSDQVKSTLHSLEPLTRKVLLTLSQPSPQDNRGDIDRIRQLLERSYGSVRIPLSLMPKIPQVCRSSNWKFTAVLSETCQGWTLIDIESGDTTQEHFGLAIDIGTTTVVVYLIDLTDGKVLKYAADYNDQIAMGEDILTRIRYASSPDGLASLQEAVLATLNRLIKRLYPLPSEASMISAAAIGANTTMIHLLLGLDPASICRAPYIPVVNNPGLITAAEIGLDISPLAPVYCLPSIGSFLGGDVIGGILVSGMHQESDISLFVDIGTNGEIVLGNKDWLVACAGAAGPALEGGVTTYGMRAEQGAVDHVSINQKTGWVDYSTIGNMPALGICGSGLVDTLAGLFLSGIIDRSARFQNGQQEFVVVPAHETASGEDIVVSQVDIKNFMATKGAVNAATDLLMENVGCDWREISHFYAAGAFGQYLPIESAVTIGLYPDLPRTAIVRLGNSSGEAARQVLLSRTKRLEAEEIARKVTYFELNANAAFMDKFVSSKFLPHTDLDRYPSVRERLQNRI; encoded by the coding sequence ATGACTTACAATACGCAAAAACCAGTTATTCTCTCGGATCAGGTTAAATCCACTCTCCATAGTCTGGAGCCCCTTACCAGAAAAGTACTCTTGACACTCAGCCAGCCCAGCCCCCAGGATAATCGAGGGGATATTGACCGAATACGTCAATTGTTAGAGCGTAGTTATGGGTCGGTTAGGATTCCTTTGTCACTTATGCCGAAGATCCCTCAGGTATGCCGGAGCTCTAACTGGAAGTTCACGGCTGTTTTATCGGAAACCTGTCAGGGTTGGACGCTTATTGATATAGAGTCCGGTGATACCACTCAAGAACATTTCGGACTGGCCATAGACATTGGAACCACAACGGTGGTTGTTTATTTGATCGATCTCACTGATGGAAAAGTACTTAAGTATGCGGCAGATTATAATGATCAAATTGCTATGGGTGAGGATATACTGACTAGAATACGTTACGCATCCTCGCCAGATGGTTTAGCCAGTCTCCAAGAAGCAGTTTTAGCGACCCTTAATCGTTTGATAAAACGTCTTTACCCGTTACCGTCAGAAGCAAGCATGATTTCTGCAGCAGCCATAGGTGCCAATACAACGATGATTCATTTGCTATTAGGTCTGGATCCTGCTTCCATTTGCCGTGCTCCTTATATTCCCGTTGTCAATAATCCGGGCTTAATCACGGCTGCGGAAATCGGTCTGGATATTTCTCCACTAGCACCAGTTTATTGTCTCCCAAGTATAGGGAGTTTTCTGGGAGGAGATGTCATAGGCGGAATACTTGTCAGTGGTATGCACCAAGAGTCGGATATTTCCCTTTTTGTGGATATTGGCACCAATGGGGAGATAGTTTTGGGTAATAAAGACTGGCTTGTTGCTTGCGCCGGAGCAGCAGGGCCAGCGCTAGAGGGCGGGGTTACAACTTATGGAATGCGAGCAGAACAAGGAGCAGTTGATCATGTTTCCATAAATCAGAAAACTGGTTGGGTTGATTATTCGACAATTGGTAATATGCCTGCTCTGGGCATCTGTGGCTCAGGCTTAGTAGACACGCTTGCCGGACTTTTCCTGAGTGGGATCATTGATCGCAGTGCCCGGTTTCAAAATGGCCAGCAGGAATTTGTCGTAGTACCTGCTCATGAAACAGCATCTGGGGAGGACATTGTCGTTTCCCAAGTCGATATAAAGAACTTTATGGCAACTAAGGGGGCGGTCAATGCTGCTACTGATTTACTAATGGAGAATGTTGGGTGTGATTGGCGTGAAATTAGTCATTTCTACGCAGCAGGGGCTTTTGGCCAGTATTTGCCAATCGAGTCTGCTGTTACAATAGGTCTTTACCCTGATCTTCCCCGGACTGCAATTGTTCGCTTAGGCAATAGTTCAGGAGAAGCTGCCCGTCAAGTGCTCTTATCCAGAACAAAGCGTTTAGAGGCTGAAGAGATTGCCAGGAAGGTCACCTATTTTGAGCTGAATGCTAATGCTGCGTTTATGGACAAGTTTGTCAGCAGCAAGTTTCTTCCCCATACAGATCTCGATCGTTATCCCAGCGTTCGTGAGAGACTGCAAAATCGGATATAA
- a CDS encoding methyl-accepting chemotaxis protein has translation MANENLVIDTSILLSELKEANQEMSQVIESIRQIAQHTNLLSLNSAIEAARAGEAGRGFSVVADEIKKLATRSLTSTKESTTIIENIQSKANEVMAVRMADVAYDTIDKIDRNLFERNCDAQAWAGFDKVKNCFCPTIADRTSVANTLLKKLVDIYEVYNDLYVLDAEGIILAAGVHHELIGQSMADRDWFKAAKAENAISVSDLYYSSIGKSHTVAYTCPIRGDDTQILGYFSTRFNWNFIYDIIDSARIGKNGDIFIINSAGYVIACRTRKGILTENLRHLKAAQLAINGETYGYLFENDTMGTKIYGYAHTRGYNAYRGKNWSALVSETL, from the coding sequence ATGGCTAACGAGAACTTAGTTATTGATACATCAATCCTTTTAAGCGAGCTCAAAGAAGCTAATCAAGAAATGAGTCAGGTCATTGAATCTATCCGCCAAATAGCCCAACACACAAATCTCTTATCTTTAAATTCCGCCATTGAAGCAGCAAGAGCAGGCGAAGCAGGTCGTGGCTTTAGCGTCGTAGCCGATGAAATTAAAAAACTTGCTACCCGGAGTCTAACTTCAACCAAAGAAAGTACAACAATTATCGAGAATATTCAAAGTAAAGCAAACGAGGTTATGGCCGTGCGGATGGCGGATGTCGCCTACGATACCATTGATAAGATTGACCGAAATCTTTTCGAACGCAATTGTGATGCACAAGCTTGGGCTGGCTTTGATAAGGTTAAGAACTGCTTCTGCCCGACAATTGCCGACCGTACTTCAGTCGCCAATACCTTACTAAAAAAACTGGTAGATATTTATGAAGTTTACAATGACCTCTATGTTTTAGATGCAGAAGGCATAATCCTAGCTGCCGGTGTTCACCACGAACTCATCGGACAAAGTATGGCGGATAGAGACTGGTTCAAGGCTGCCAAGGCTGAGAATGCCATATCCGTCAGTGACTTATACTATTCTTCGATTGGCAAATCTCATACTGTTGCCTACACATGCCCTATTCGCGGTGACGATACTCAAATCTTAGGATACTTTTCTACTCGATTTAACTGGAATTTCATCTATGACATTATTGATTCTGCTCGCATAGGCAAAAATGGCGATATATTCATTATTAACAGCGCCGGCTATGTTATAGCCTGCCGAACCAGAAAGGGCATCCTTACGGAAAATTTAAGACATTTAAAGGCTGCTCAATTAGCTATTAATGGAGAAACCTACGGTTATCTTTTTGAAAACGACACAATGGGCACTAAAATCTATGGTTATGCTCATACACGAGGATATAATGCTTATAGAGGGAAAAACTGGTCTGCACTTGTAAGCGAAACACTGTAA
- a CDS encoding HlyD family secretion protein codes for MKRVFSILLMMSVLLTGCNSSSLKVEADSVAEASKPVFVMAGIIDANEKAQITSKLSAKVLESPVEVGTVVQKGDLLITLDTKDIEAQVAQAQAGVNTAQANLLKMEAGARPEQIAQAEATLESAKISYSNSKNNFDRNQQLLAAGAISQAQFESAQTQLAAAQAQYDAAQNQLSLLVKGESPESLNVLRAQVAQSQAALELAQTQLTNGRIVSPISGVVSAKNINLGELATPGTALISVVNLDSLFVKASLPDGFIGDVKVGDEVAVKVPDIKDQQFNGKISMIDPVIDSRSKSVLARISLDNHDSVLKPGMMAEIGLIK; via the coding sequence ATGAAAAGGGTGTTCAGTATTTTATTAATGATGAGTGTCTTACTTACAGGATGCAACAGTTCAAGTCTAAAGGTTGAAGCGGATAGTGTGGCTGAAGCAAGTAAACCTGTTTTCGTAATGGCTGGAATTATTGATGCAAACGAAAAAGCACAAATTACCAGCAAACTATCTGCTAAGGTTCTTGAAAGTCCAGTTGAAGTTGGAACGGTAGTTCAGAAGGGTGATTTGCTTATTACTCTCGACACAAAAGATATTGAAGCGCAGGTGGCTCAGGCGCAGGCAGGTGTTAATACCGCCCAGGCAAATCTGCTTAAAATGGAGGCTGGTGCGCGCCCGGAACAAATTGCCCAAGCTGAGGCAACGTTAGAAAGTGCAAAGATAAGTTATTCCAATTCTAAAAATAATTTTGATCGGAATCAACAGCTTCTTGCGGCTGGAGCAATATCTCAAGCCCAGTTTGAATCTGCTCAAACTCAGCTTGCTGCGGCTCAAGCACAATACGATGCGGCTCAAAACCAACTAAGCCTATTAGTAAAAGGCGAATCACCGGAATCTTTAAATGTCTTAAGGGCACAGGTAGCCCAATCCCAGGCAGCCTTAGAACTTGCTCAGACACAGTTAACAAATGGAAGAATTGTATCCCCCATCTCAGGAGTTGTAAGTGCCAAAAATATTAATCTAGGTGAACTGGCGACTCCCGGGACAGCCTTGATTTCGGTAGTTAACCTTGATTCCTTGTTTGTTAAGGCTTCTTTGCCGGATGGATTTATAGGAGATGTTAAAGTTGGGGACGAAGTTGCAGTAAAAGTACCGGATATTAAAGATCAACAATTTAACGGGAAAATATCGATGATAGATCCTGTCATCGATTCGCGCAGTAAAAGCGTTTTAGCAAGGATAAGTCTGGATAA